In Symphalangus syndactylus isolate Jambi chromosome 6, NHGRI_mSymSyn1-v2.1_pri, whole genome shotgun sequence, a genomic segment contains:
- the C6H7orf33 gene encoding LOW QUALITY PROTEIN: uncharacterized protein C7orf33 homolog (The sequence of the model RefSeq protein was modified relative to this genomic sequence to represent the inferred CDS: deleted 2 bases in 1 codon), producing MQVEVQSLSLEECPWRLPGPECEREALLPSGARRRIDLRLSGRAVAVWVHVRGDPGQFNLSSATGRHKKPNPHQNMNRGMEFIVPVSAPTKSGAPWHFLSQGPTDAQRAVRIRPGTRMGLSSDPVVGTLSSNYLALLTLSYKPGRRVRSSYLNVRGHEVRKLQNSVEATEISRTGSS from the exons atgcaagtggaagttCAAAGCCTCAGCCTTGAAGAGTGTCCCTGGAGACTTCCAGGCCCCGAATGTGAACGTGAAGCCCTCCTGCCCAGTGGGGCAAGGCGCCGGATTGACCTTCGCCTGAGTGGGAGGGCAGTCGCTGTTTGGGTCCACGTTAGGGGCGATCCAGGTCAATTTAACTTGTCATCTGCCACGGGAAGACATAAG aaGCCAAACCCACACCAAAACATGAACAGGGGGATGGAATTTATTGTTCCTGTATCAGCTCCCACCAAATCTGGTGCCCCGtggcat tttctttctcaaggtcCCACGGATGCCCAGAGAGCAGTCAGAATCAGGCCAGGCACCAGGATGGGCTTGTCCTCAGATCCAGTTGTCGGCACCTTGTCTTCCAATTACCTAGCTCTGCTAACTCTCTCTTACAAGCCTGGGAGGAGAGTGAGAAGTTCATACCTAAAC GTACGTGGGCATGAAGTAAGAAAGCTCCAGAATTCTGTTGAGGCCACAGAGATTTCCAGAACTGGCAGCAGTTAA